In Oscillatoria acuminata PCC 6304, a single window of DNA contains:
- a CDS encoding LL-diaminopimelate aminotransferase gives MQFANRLEPLRSNVFADMDNAKAKAKAAGLKVIDLSLGSSDLPPAPHIIEAIASSLPDRNSHGYVLFHRTQAFREAAARWYHQRYGIAVDPQTEVLALIGSQEGTAHLPLAILNPGDFALLMDPGYPSHAGGVYLASGQIYGMPLREENGFLPVFEEIPQGVLNQARMMVLSYPHNPTTAIAPLSFFQEAVAFCQQHQLVLIHDFPYADLVFDAQISVPSVLQADPEKTVSIEFFTLSKSYNMGGLRVGYAIGNPELIKALRQVKAAVDFNQYQGILNGAIAALTGPQDTVGEMTSIFRNRRDAFVNALHRIGWQVPMPESTMYVWAKLPEQWANNSIGFCTQMVEKTGIAASPGSGFGKMGQGYVRFALVWDPPVLEEAVERIAQFLNS, from the coding sequence ATGCAGTTTGCTAACCGTCTAGAACCCCTGCGTTCCAATGTCTTTGCAGATATGGATAATGCTAAAGCTAAGGCTAAAGCCGCAGGATTGAAGGTCATTGATTTATCATTAGGGTCCTCAGACCTACCCCCAGCACCCCATATTATTGAGGCGATCGCCTCATCTTTACCCGATCGCAACTCTCACGGATACGTCCTCTTTCACCGCACCCAAGCCTTTCGCGAAGCTGCCGCCCGGTGGTACCACCAGCGCTATGGCATTGCAGTAGACCCCCAAACTGAAGTCCTGGCGTTAATTGGTTCCCAGGAAGGCACTGCTCATTTACCCTTAGCCATTTTAAATCCTGGAGATTTTGCCCTCCTCATGGATCCGGGCTATCCCTCCCATGCCGGTGGAGTCTACTTAGCCAGTGGTCAAATTTATGGGATGCCTCTGCGGGAAGAAAACGGATTTTTGCCCGTCTTTGAGGAAATTCCCCAAGGGGTTCTCAACCAAGCGCGGATGATGGTTCTGAGCTATCCCCACAACCCCACTACCGCCATTGCTCCCCTGTCGTTTTTCCAAGAAGCAGTCGCCTTTTGTCAGCAGCATCAGTTAGTCCTAATTCACGATTTTCCCTACGCTGACTTAGTATTTGATGCTCAGATTTCCGTCCCTTCTGTCTTGCAAGCGGACCCGGAAAAAACTGTTTCTATCGAGTTTTTTACCTTGTCCAAATCCTATAATATGGGCGGATTACGGGTAGGGTATGCCATTGGCAATCCCGAACTGATTAAAGCCCTGCGGCAAGTTAAGGCAGCAGTGGATTTCAACCAATATCAGGGCATTCTCAACGGAGCGATCGCCGCCCTCACGGGACCCCAAGACACCGTAGGCGAAATGACTAGCATCTTCCGCAACCGTCGGGATGCTTTCGTTAACGCCCTCCATCGTATCGGCTGGCAAGTGCCCATGCCCGAGTCTACCATGTATGTTTGGGCCAAACTCCCCGAACAGTGGGCCAACAATTCCATCGGCTTTTGCACCCAGATGGTGGAAAAAACCGGCATAGCCGCTTCTCCCGGTTCTGGATTTGGCAAAATGGGTCAAGGGTATGTGCGTTTTGCCTTAGTTTGGGATCCGCCGGTGTTAGAAGAAGCGGTGGAACGAATTGCCCAGTTTTTGAATTCATAA
- the hslO gene encoding Hsp33 family molecular chaperone HslO, whose product MVDQLIRATAADGGIRAVGVITTRLTEEARQRHGLSYVATAALGRTLSSGLLLASSMKRPGSRVNIRVKGNGPLGGILVDAGLDGTVRGYVENPEIELPPNAIGKLDVGGAVGNDGYLYIVRDVGYGYPYSSTVELVSGEIGDDIAHYLVTSEQTPSALVVGVFVEAAGVQASGGILLQVMPKAATDDELVALLESRVASLSGFTPLLQAGKTLPDIFEQLLGDMGLNILPERQLVRFHCGCSHQRMLGALKLLGEEELLDMIEKDDGAEAICHFCGEVYTASRDQLTELIGTLQAES is encoded by the coding sequence ATGGTAGATCAACTGATTAGAGCAACAGCAGCCGATGGAGGGATTAGAGCAGTTGGGGTAATTACGACGCGGTTGACGGAAGAGGCGCGTCAGCGGCATGGTCTCTCCTATGTGGCAACAGCAGCCCTAGGACGGACGCTATCGTCGGGGTTACTCCTGGCTTCCAGTATGAAGCGACCGGGATCGCGAGTGAATATTCGGGTTAAAGGCAATGGACCATTAGGCGGCATTCTCGTGGATGCGGGATTAGATGGAACCGTGCGCGGGTATGTGGAGAATCCGGAGATAGAATTGCCACCGAATGCGATCGGAAAACTGGATGTGGGGGGGGCTGTCGGGAATGATGGCTATCTCTACATCGTCCGAGATGTGGGATATGGTTACCCCTATTCCAGTACCGTAGAACTGGTTTCTGGTGAAATCGGGGATGATATTGCTCATTATCTGGTGACTTCAGAGCAGACGCCTTCGGCCCTAGTGGTGGGGGTATTTGTAGAGGCAGCAGGGGTGCAAGCATCCGGGGGAATTTTGTTGCAGGTGATGCCGAAAGCAGCAACCGATGATGAACTTGTGGCGTTGTTGGAATCGCGGGTTGCCAGTTTGTCGGGTTTTACACCGTTATTACAAGCGGGTAAGACTCTGCCGGATATTTTCGAGCAACTGCTTGGAGATATGGGATTGAATATTTTACCGGAGAGACAACTGGTGCGCTTCCACTGCGGATGCTCTCATCAACGGATGTTAGGGGCGTTGAAGTTGCTGGGGGAAGAAGAACTGCTGGACATGATTGAGAAAGACGATGGTGCTGAGGCGATTTGTCACTTCTGTGGGGAAGTTTACACCGCCAGTCGCGATCAACTCACGGAACTGATTGGGACTTTGCAAGCGGAGTCTTGA
- a CDS encoding NF038130 family PEP-CTERM protein — protein sequence MTGLVKKLAIATSVAVGMTAIGSAPAFAGTLTNPQFGGTAASDYLSYCSNGSSTYAGPTCTDSLSTILSGNSSAPGGNIELAASSEQGGFDFTKNTALTGKIGGKDIVISSLTQSDWMSVLGNGKTLLSQWLDDAFLAHSISSEFKPFVQQAFLANNGMQRFSDPNISYVNQDNATGEISIGLAGHFNASNMLKEALGNHPLLSLFVPNEVKASELVKVIYDNGPAKFLYSFTATDALQANKHGVGADGVSHNGNYEVKLAGVPVTSVPEPSTMLALMAVGGLVATSKRKSAKNA from the coding sequence ATGACCGGACTTGTAAAAAAACTCGCGATCGCCACTTCCGTTGCTGTGGGTATGACTGCGATCGGTAGCGCCCCCGCCTTTGCCGGGACTTTAACAAATCCCCAATTTGGTGGAACGGCTGCCAGCGACTACTTATCATACTGCTCCAATGGCAGTAGCACATACGCTGGACCCACCTGCACGGATTCCTTATCCACTATTCTCTCTGGCAATAGCAGCGCCCCAGGTGGCAACATCGAATTAGCCGCCAGCAGCGAACAAGGTGGGTTTGATTTTACCAAAAACACCGCATTAACGGGCAAAATTGGTGGCAAAGATATCGTCATCAGCAGCTTAACCCAATCCGACTGGATGAGTGTTCTGGGCAATGGCAAAACCTTACTGTCTCAATGGTTAGACGATGCCTTTTTAGCGCACAGTATATCCAGTGAGTTCAAACCATTCGTTCAGCAGGCTTTTCTCGCAAATAATGGAATGCAGCGCTTCAGTGACCCCAATATTTCCTATGTTAATCAGGATAACGCCACTGGGGAAATCAGTATTGGACTAGCAGGACACTTCAATGCTTCTAATATGTTGAAAGAGGCGCTGGGAAACCATCCCCTGTTGTCCTTATTTGTACCCAACGAGGTAAAAGCCAGCGAACTGGTTAAAGTGATCTATGACAATGGCCCCGCTAAATTTCTATATAGCTTCACTGCCACCGATGCGCTTCAAGCCAACAAGCACGGCGTCGGTGCAGATGGGGTATCTCATAATGGGAACTATGAAGTTAAACTAGCAGGGGTCCCAGTCACCTCAGTTCCCGAACCCTCCACCATGCTTGCTTTAATGGCAGTGGGCGGTCTAGTTGCCACCTCCAAGCGTAAATCCGCCAAAAACGCATAA
- a CDS encoding thioredoxin family protein produces MSSIIKVTDTEFGTEVEQATTPVLAYFWASWCGPCRLVSPYIDWAASEYGDRLKVLKLEVDPNPESVKKCGVEGVPAIRVFKDGAIVESFEGAITKQALATLIDAHL; encoded by the coding sequence ATGAGTAGCATTATCAAAGTCACAGATACTGAGTTTGGAACCGAAGTAGAACAAGCAACAACCCCAGTATTGGCCTATTTTTGGGCCAGTTGGTGTGGGCCTTGCCGATTGGTCTCCCCCTATATAGACTGGGCCGCATCAGAATATGGCGATCGCCTCAAAGTCCTTAAGCTCGAAGTCGATCCCAATCCTGAATCAGTGAAAAAGTGCGGCGTTGAAGGAGTACCGGCAATCCGCGTCTTTAAAGATGGGGCGATCGTAGAATCCTTTGAGGGAGCCATTACCAAACAGGCATTAGCCACCCTGATCGACGCCCATCTCTAA